The Helianthus annuus cultivar XRQ/B chromosome 15, HanXRQr2.0-SUNRISE, whole genome shotgun sequence genomic sequence ataaccattggctctgataccaactcttctgtcacaccccggcgtttccgccgcggttgcatgttatacgcggccggggtgtgacatcctCAGCTCGACGAACTTATTGTCAACATAAGGGACAATATATTTTAAGAGTAATCAGATATCATACCGTAATAGACTAACAGATGATCACAAAAGGATTGTCGGACCCATCATGAGAGACATGTAAATGGGAGTCCTTTCTCTTTATAACGGAAGGAAAATGTCTGTGTTACTTGACAAAATGTCATCATTGGTTATTTTATTGgttttttataaaatcaaaaatttgtgTAACACATCAATCACTATTAATTCTTacagctttaaatttataaaatcaaaaatttgtaTAAAACTATTAATTCTTACAGCTTTAAAGGATAAAAATACACTCAAATTGTATCTTTTATAACCCGTCTtttccatatatagaaacatATATACATTATCACATAAAGTACTTTTAGTAAAAATAGGGGTTTTGATACGTTACATGTATGAGAATTTATTTGACATAATAATTTCATTAGCAACTACATATTTATCATGGAAACATTTCATATAAAAGATATATTGTCTTATCATAATTATATAAAAGATTTCATCATCTTTAATAATATTTTTTGTAAAGAAAAAACAAACATAATTGACAATTTGACAAACGAGCTAATAATAAGGGCCTTGAACTCCATAAACAATTTTGAAACATAAACATCATGAAGAAGCATCAACCATGGCCTGGTCATGACCACCTCTTCCCGGCCATTTATCGATCCACGTTTAACTTTAGTTAACGCGACGGCAAAGAGTAATTCCATCGCCAACAGGAAGCTGGCAGATCTCAACCCTCGTATCAGCAGCCAATGCTTTGTTAAGTTCCAACACGAAGTCTCTATAATACCGAACATATTTCCTAAGAGGTGCATCCGGTGGTGCCACCAACGATCCATTCCAAAGGGTGTTGTCATAGCCAATCACTCCACCAATCTTGACAAGATCAATTAATCTTTTGTGATAGTTAAGATAGTTGTCTTTATCAGCATCCACAAAAATAAAATCAAAACTCCCATGGAATTTTTCCTGTAATTAACAAAAACATAAATACAATTTGGTTCATAACAAATACATAGATATATTAAATAGGGGCACGTTCTTTTCAAAACCAGTATTATGTTACATGTAAATATACTTACATCTTTGATCATCTCGTCAAGAAGAGGAAGCGCAGGACCTTCTCTAAAATCGATCTTGTGAGCAACACCAGCCTTTTGAATGATGGGAAGACCGATTTCATAATTTTCACGGTTGATGTCCAAAGCCAATATCTAAAATACAATAAAAGAAACATATATTTAgcatttaaaatattattataaataatataaaaaattaaaaatacatCATAAGTTCATAACTACTATCTTACAACCTTTCCATCATCAGGGAGAGCTAGAGCAGTGGACAAAAGTGAATAGCCGGTATAGACACCAATCTCCATGGTGTTCTTGGCATTGATGAGCTTAAGAAGCATGTTCAAAAATTGTCCTTCATCGGCTGATGTCGTCATAAGGTTCCTATTTCATATCACAAAGAAATAAAAccttaaaaaattcaaaaaatcatCATAAGGTAATTAAATAGGAtactttaatttattaaaattctAAATTTATATAACCtcaaacctttttacaacattaGACTTGTATAATAATTAATCGCAAATGATAGAGTTAACCCAAATTAAGTATAATATAATTGAAAGAGTCTCAATTGACAAATATAACCCAAACcctaaaacaataaaatttcCTTGTGTTTTGTGTGTGGGAGGCAACGTAAGAAACAGAACGTCACGGAATTACAATGTGCtagaacgatttcaagctatgaaaaaaaaagaggacaaatctattaggtatttgttttactttatttattatcgtTTTTTACTATTGTATGACTGCAcgataaaaagtttttttttttggatacctCTAAATTAATGAGTTTGTGTTTCTTACCACGGGTGTTTAGCGGTGACCTCGCGTAGCTCTTTCATGGGTTCGGGTTCTCTTGGGTAGACACTAGTCTCAAGAATGTATTGGTAAAGAGCATCACTTTGAAGAAGACTCTTGTGGCCAACTTCTTGGTGTTTTGCCGGTTGACTATCACTGCTGCTATTGACCGCCGCCATGTGATCGGATGTTTTGTAGCTTGAAATAAACAAACTTGTGTTAGAAAATGTGAAGTAGTGAGCCTGATATGAAAATAGAAGAGAAAATGTATTTATAAGAGGAGACTATGGAGCGGGTAGACAAAGGTTGGGTTGTTGGTTGGTGAAGTGGGAGGGACTTTCCTTTCTATGGTGGGCAAGAAGTTGGTGATACACCTTCCCTTTTTACTTACTTTGAACTATTCAACTATTCTATTTTATTTTGCTattttaacaaaaatatatacaATTTTATATTTTAGAAATAGTTTAAGTAAACATAACACGTATGTTACAAGGGTGGCTAAAACAAAATATCTTCGTTTTCATTGTTGacaaaaatataataattttataTACGTTAAAGTACTAACGCAAATATTAGAATACACCAATAATTTGAAATATATGAATATGCTACAATCACAATTCCTTAAAGATCTTTTTGTAAACCACATTAGTTGTTTTATCATTAGGTTTGTCGTTGTTGTCAGTTATTAGTAATTTGACTCCATCTCATATTTGTACCCTCCTATTTTGTTATTTAAACAAAATTAGAATATGTTTCTAACCACGAGAATCACTATGGGAAAATTCACAAGATATAATAACTATACCCTACTACACGGGATGAGGTAAATCATAGCTTGTGTTGTGCATATGATATTCAAGAGATCAAGGTAAGAAATCAGTGAAAACAAGATTGAGATCTTTGTAAAAGAGAATCAAATGTCTAGCATTGCATTACGCAGTTAGAACATATATACTTATAAATAATTACTTATTTAATTTGTACAAGAAAAAATGTAACATGTGTGTAAGTCATGAAGAAACAACTAATATTTGATAAGAAGTTGCATAAATTTGGCCTTTTTAGGAAGGGTGACGACTTGCATGtcataaaaagtttttttttttttttttttaatggctTACAAAAAGATATAATAAGTGGGTTGTGGTTGGTGAAGGGCAATGAAAAAAGCAAGACAAAATGAACAAcgttttttatatgttttaaggACCCGTTCACCAACTTTTATTCGCTGCCCCATGCGGTGACTTTCACCCGATTTCTGGATGGTTATTCttgtttttatataaaagaaTAATGAATATATTGATAGCAAGAAAAAACTTGTTTTCATAACTTTGTTTTTatgtaattaaaaaaaacaagtttaaTCTACTCGAAGACTGAAGCACATTTCTATTTAATGAGTCTCAAAAATAAAACAAGCTAGGAAGTGATTTTATATTATAAATGTATAAGATACGATATGATATAAGATAGGGACGTTCATTTTTACAAGGATTTATGATAAAACATAGAGAAcacatataatatattaaaatcgAATATCATTTATTTGCATCTGTCATAAAACAATAACCTTCGAATACTCGGATTAACCCAGTGATTGGACAACCCTAAATCCTGGAATAGATGCTTCGAATCGGCAAGTGACAGGCCAGAATAGTCATGAAAAACCACCACTGAATGTATAAGGGGGTCAATGGCCAGAATTACCAAATCCCACAACCTGTGCCAGTGAAAGGAAGACTTCACCAACTACTTGATCGAACAAATGTAAGGCCCTAGATCACATTGAAATAAAAGTAATAAATAGGTTGAACGTCCATTTAGAGTGTTTGAAAGCCCTGAATCCTTACACTATGCGGAGCAGTAGGCGTTAGAGCCTCTATCCATACCGTACTACTTGCCTTGAGTAGGAAATAGTGTTATATCTACTTTTTAGCCGGTCATTGGTAGCGCGCGGGGTTGGCAATACAGTAGTGAACTTGTAACTGTTTACTTATAGGATTAGTATAGAGTAAATTGCACATATTTGTGACAAACAATGCTTTCCGGTAACTTTCGTACAATTAGATAATTGTTTATTTGTTGCAACTATGTGTTTTAAAAGTCAATATAGCATGTATGCATATCATACATTTAGAAATATTGCGAAATACATTTTAATTACACATGTCGTTTATTTTACTCGTCACATTTTGAAGCAATTGAAACAATGTGCCTAAACAACTAGTAAACTTACCGTTTAGACTAGCTGTGTCAGCACAACTCCGGTACTTAGCTAAACGATAGATTTAGGACCTAGATGTAAGTCCGGcataaaaaatatatcaaatccCAAGTGGTAAAACAAGGATATCGTTAACACTTTCCAATAAATAAACTAGCTTTAAAAGTCTCTAATTTGGACCATAACTAACAATTGTCCGCAAAAATTCAACATTTACTAGTTATACAATAATCAGAAATGATGTTAGACATCATGAACAACTTAAAAAGTATCGGGAATATCACTAAGACACAAGAATACGTCATACGATATAAGTTACACAACtaaccttttaacaaaccgacaACAAAACAAGCATCGAACAATATCCGAACTACATCCGAACATAAAATATGAACTAGTTAACCATACTTTGACATCATAAGACTAGTTTAAGTCATTAAACACCTTAACACACTTAAAAGTCCCTAATACACTTAACCCCCTAACTTAACACCCTAAATCCTAACCATGTAAACTAACTAGAATTGAAACTCAACCAAGACCCCCCTCCCCCACTAGTAGACGGTCAACACGAGGACCCCACAAGCCCTCATGTTGTCTAGATTATGTTGGATGTGGGTTCGTTGGATAAAAGGCCTGTTTGATGGTAGAAGGATTAGTATGTAGTTATAAAGAACCTTATCCCCCAACATCATCACTTCATTTTCCGACTCCGAAAATTCAAACATATCTCCCTTTATTCTTCCTCCCTACATTCGGCCACACCCCCACCCACATTCACCTCCATTCTTCTTTGATCTTACAAGTATTTCAAGCAATCcttgtaacgcccggctcttttgtaccttccatttatagaaagttttgttcgtatttctatttttggaaaccttgtattcttgcaatcgttcccttctttgtaatcattatcaaaccgagacttggatcattaatgaagcttgtatttcgttacatttatgttatacacattctatgtatgctcgtatgttcgacttcgtgaatcaatcgatgtttaatcgttattcttggaaactatgtgcgaaacttgtaattaatctaaacttatgcattgaacgtattTTGAATGAGAAcgacacttgatttgatacttatacgcttgattatacttggtttatactcctcatacttGATCACATCTTAAActatgcctttatggcaaatatgGCCCTTAAAATACCTTAAACGCATCAAACACACAACTccaggggccaaattgtaaaaaaatgaaacttatcCGGAACCACAAAGGGCTCGCGACCCGCGTGGACTTAGCCTGATACCTCAGGTGGGCCGCATGGACCTCATGTCTGCAGAATAGTTGGACAGTCGCGACCAGCTTCGTTTTTGGGCGGGATTCTTTGGTTTAAACCGAGTTTTAGCACTAGTTAACCCCCCCAAATCAACCCTAATCACTCTCCTATAAGTACCCAAGGTcctccaagcacttggacactttcaaCACACTCAAATCTCTCAAAAACACTCTCAAGTTCcagcaagaatctgcattttcggacagattcatacccttgcactaaacttggtataacttgctcatttattaacgaaattacttgattcttcttcctacttgcttggttaattatggagtttgattccttgacttctccttggagaaatcagacctggaattgctctgaaattgaccaaaaactttctgttttgttacatacttgtttaaacttcatccaacttgtgtctaacacatctcacaccaatgtcctaatgcttacaacccctcttatggttggttaagcttaaaaacatggttaagacacttaaatcagaggattaaacctcataaactttctcttttgttagggtatttaacccacaagtcatgtcaagcttagactttgatgaatgagtgattgtggaacaacttgggttgttccaacataaaatcctcacatgatttgatgatttcttttaGTTTAGATTATTTACATACTTGTATTAGTCCTAGTTcttgaccctccttggttgtctttacatcaagtgaagtggtgaacattcaaggggtccctaaatggaagcatgttcttcctaccccatacatgacattcatgaataactcgaggtgcctaaacaaagatcttaatcttctacctcctacttgaattattgaacttaataatatgtaatactaaacttaaatatatatatatatatactcattcgaacctttaatattaaacttgtgtttatatgttaaggtAGTAGAATAccatctaagacttaacactccaagtatgattctaatgggcatactacccatgaaatacaatataaccctagtggttacgtagtgtcatataagagtgtaagttaaagatgattattttgatatcatactttatgttatgttaaactccaaatttataatcttccgttgTACGCCAAACTCATAcgcctacgtttccttgtgtagaaggactaggtgctccaacttaatccatccaccaaactcgctcgcgggatttcaagtgggaaagcttgcaaccactgtgagtatactcgatccctttttcccctttacactttgggatgcaacatgtataattatgcaaacatctttaaactaaactaaacataCTCAATCCTTGTACAAACATGAAATTAATGTGCTTTACTTATGATTCTTGTATGCTCTatttgaacgatttggaacgtatatgctcattaactttgctagcccaccttaacaattatagcgctataggatttacgcaccgcccgttagacttggggtattgttaagttaaacatttaccATCCTGCTATCAATTGTGATTTGGTTATTTTATGCGttggattcttgggtttgatcatagtgtacgccaaaaattgcatactagtaattcacatattatgaatcatgttggatttgagccttttattctattatgctatgtaaacaaacttgtatactcgctcatgcttttgcattgaaactctattttaatacatgtttcaggttgattattgaagtacggatgaatgatgaaacaagtttagggtggactagatacacacctagatttatctgtcttttgtttgttatgttatttgttgaaacaatgttgttatttccttttgaattttttgacatttagttttgaaatgaaatttgaatttaattaaatattgtcacatagtgttatgacgtctctagcaatctatacacacttcgtctcatcccgatgtttccgccatcggttgggtgtgacagattggtatcagagccataattatagggaattaggaaaaattgccatgcttttgccctaatctatagttctaggaattttgcctcttatttgttgtttaaaacttttgtactctaccatgcatgcttcctagctatacttcttgttgattaaatttatgtgcctttcctaaggctaacacgaatacacttatgctacttttatgctcttgtaacaccaacgagaagaatttaccaaaataggcgtgaaacccacaatttggtaaacgactctcattctacctttaatctattttgtccgaaatttcaccattaagctaggagtgacatccacaacttaatggtaatttccatttcaactctagtggaccctcgtcaaggtgtcaaaattttattttgatcgacgagtatcaaccacatttagggtacgaaatcgtcaagttaggggtgaaacccgcatctcgtcgattaagtcccattcctcgatttttattcccgccaaagtcccgaatgtttcaatcatttagagatgtgtagtaaccggaagggtaagataccgttaatcgcttctcgacgagagtatcttacttataggccaaagcacaatatctctaattcgaaagaactttcgacccactttggaatagtcgacgtttctctacccgaaacaatccaatgttttattgagcctctcttttatgtatctcaatttatatgtgatttcatacttgaacgttcattcatttccaaatgtcgttttaatcatttcgcacgttatcgcaatcacaaacaataataatccctcgtgaacaaactaaatttacaatgctttcgtttattcatgttatgctatgtggaattcatgactatgctatatgaaacgtttaaacttttatgctatgtaaatcAAGTTGAACCTTTTATGCTGTGtgaacctttatgctatgtgatcaatttcgttttcttaaacaaacattatgaccaagtctcacctattcgttcttttgaatcttagatgtcttctcgtcactccaacgcgtctaagaagtcaaagtctcgctccacaaagaagatgatggctttcatggccgatTAATTTGCTTGCGTCGTCCCAAAGGTCATTTCCGAGATTCGAGCCTCtgaaactcctcactcttccgtcgactctaaggtTGAAGCACGCAAGCCCGTCTCGTTCAACTTCAAGCACTTTTCATCGTGCAATCCAAAGCCATTCACTGGAAATGATGGGGTGACCGCCATGCtcgagtggtttgacagcatagaggtcacattcatcaataGCGAGTACCCCGATGAGCTCAAGACGCGCAGCGCGACTggggtattccaagcccgagctctcgagtggtggacgaatgaaaGAAACATCCGTTCGAACGAGCTGGCATATGCTTTGACATGGGAAGAGACTAAGGCCCTgatgatggatgagttttgtcctccgcatgagcaacgaaagttggaggaagaattttgggtattaaagcagattggtgatgacaacctagcctacaccacccgtttcaaacaactctgTTTCATTGTCCCTCACCTTGTCTCGACCCCTGATCGCAAGAAAAGCAAGTATATCAATGGTCTACCCCCTAGCATGCGTGATACGATCGAGGCAGccaaactcgatagcatcgaagacATTTACCGTTTGGCCGCGTCCTTGAACAACAACCGTGTTCGCGATAAGCAAGCCGCAAACCTCGTTCCTTCGAAGCCATCCCATCAAATCACCCAACAATCGAATAacaataggggaaagaagcgAAAGCAATCCAACCCCGTTTGTAACGCGATTGTGCCGCCTGTTAACCCGAACCCTGTTGCTCCTGATAACACCCAAAAGTCGTACACTGGGATTCACCCCAAGTGTGCTACTTGTAACTACCATCATCCCGTCAATGCTAGGTGCCGTCGTTGTGACAATTGCAACCGTTATGGTCATACTATCAATTTTTGTCGCAATCAGCAACAATAAGCACCACCAGCTCAGCAAGCCCTACCTGCTCCTCAAAACGCAAGACCCGCTAgagcttgtttcaaatgtggggatgcTAATCATCTTCGTCCTCAATGCCCACAATGGAATCAAGAGCAGCAACAACCTCCTCGTGGACGCGCCTTCAACCTGAACGCGAATCAAGCGCGCAACGACAATGATGTCgttaacggtacgtttcttgttaaccatctttatgcttcgatactatttgatactggtgcagacaaaagctttgtgtccttagaattcgaatcattgttaaattgcacacgctctaagctacctaagtcgttttccgttgaagtcgccaatggcaagtctatcttagtcgattccattctcctcgattgtcgtcttactcttaacgagcatgttttctctatcgatcttatacccatgcaattgggtagtttcgacgtcatcataggcatggattggcttcaaaagaatcatgctgaaatcgcttatcacgagaaattcgttcgcttacctcttccATCCGGAGACGTTTTgcacgtttatggagaccgaccttcaaagggactaaagttgatgtcctgcacacaagcgaacaagtacttacgcaaacagtactttgcctttttagcccacgttgtggaagaaaagggcaagggaaaaagtttaagtgatgttccagtggtgcgcgacttccctgacgtctttcctgaagatctacccggtcctcctcctcctcgatctgttgattttcgtattgacctcgtacctggtgcgactcctgttgccaaggctccttatcatcttgcaccttccgagatgcaagaattgtcttctcagcttcaagaactcctcgataagggtttcattcgtccaagtacctctccttggggtgctcctgtgcttttcgttaaaaagaaagatggttctttccgcatgtgtatcgactatcgtgagctcaacaaactcaccgttaagaatcgttatcctcttccgcgtatcgacgacctctttgatcaacttcaaggcgctacctgtttctccaaaatcgatcttcgttctggttatcaccaacttcgagtcctcgaagaggacgttcccaaaaccgcttttcgcacacGCTATGGagattacgagttcgtggttatgccttttggctagaccaacgcacccgctgtgttcatggatctcatgaatcgtatttgtaagccttacttggatcgctttgtgatcgtcttcattgatgatattctcatttattctaaatctcgagccgatcatgagcgtcATCTCCGCCTTATACTCGAACTTTTGCGTGCTGAACgtttatatgctaagttttctaaatgcgagttttggatcaaagaagttcaattccttgggcacgttgttagtgaaaaaggaatccatgtcgacccttcaaaaatcgaagccgtgaagaattggaccacgcctaaatctccttctgaaatccgttccttcttaggattggcgggttattaccgtcgattcatctcgaacttttcaaaaatcgccgttcctctcacttcgttgactcaaaaggagaaaccttttgcttggggtcctgagcaagaggaatcttttcaaactctcaaggacttgctttgcaacgctcctatcctcgctctccctgatgggaatgatgatttcgtggtgtattgtgatgcatcgaaccgtggtcttggttgtgtgctcatgcaacgagacaaggtcatcgcttacgcctctcgccaactcaaaatacatgagaaaaattatactacccacgacctcgagcttggcgcagttgtttttgcgttaaagatttggagacactacctatatggtactaagtgtgtggttttcactgaccataagagcctacaacacatctttgaccaaaaagaactcaatatgcgacagTGACGTTGGGTGGAGttgctcaacgactacgactgcgagattcgctaccaccctggtaaggcgaatgtcgtgggcgatgcacttagtcgtaaggctcatgtagatgtcattcgttgttttcatatctcgagcgaTCTTCACAATCGCATTCGTGAAGCGTAGTACTCGtctatcaatgaaggttccatggctgtagaaatacgtggagcatCTGAAAGTCAACTCGTTTCGAAACCTGATGGCCTCCTCTATTGTTGTGGTCGCGTCTGGATCCCAGATCGCGACAATCTTCGTGACCTTATCATgaatgaagcacacaaatctaggtactcaattcatcctggcgctgacaagatgtaccataatctacgtacatcctattggtggcccggtatgaagaaagacattgctgtgtacgtttccaagtgtcttacctgttcgaaagtcaaagccgagcaccaacgaccttctggtctactcgaacaacctaaaatccccgtttggaaatgggatagcattgcgatggactttataactaaactcccacgtacaccttctggttacgatagcatttgggtagtcattgatcgtttgactaagtccacacaattcattcccattcgcgaagatttcaaggttgaacgacttgctcgtatctataccaatgaagtcatacgccatcatggtgttcctctcgacatcatttctgatcgtgatggtcgatttacttcgcgtctctggcaaacttttcagtccgctatgggtactcacTTGAATCTCAGTACGtcttttcatcctcaaacggatggacagactgaacgtactatccaaaccccagaggacatgctccgttcttgtgtcatcgactttggtggtagttgggatgtgcatttacctttgatctagttctcgtacaacaatagctatcactccagtattcaaatggctcctttcgaggcattgtatggtcgcaaatgccgatctcccttaagctggcacgagattggtgacaaacattttactggccctgagatcatacaagaagcaacagataagattcttcaaatccgtgacaatctactcaaggctcgaagtcgtcaaaagagctacgctgacaagggacgcaaacctatggaattcaacGTTGGTGACCATGTCCTTCTCAAggtgtctccttggaaaggagtggttcgttttggtaaaaagggaaaacttgcccctcgctatgttggtcctttcaagatactcgaaaggattggtaaagtggcttatcgactcgatttacctcaagagctcaacaacgttcatccaacgttccacgtctctaacctaaagaaatgtctcgctgatgaaggacttcaagttcctctcgaagatcttcaaatcaacgatacTATGCATTTTGTGGAAAAGTCGGTGGAAATCGTAGAGCAAGAAGTCAAGTTATTAAGGCGCAGTAAaattcctatcgtcaaggttagatgggaaggaaaacgtggcgccgaatttacttgggaactcaaaaaggatatgaaatcaaagtatcctcatcttttccctacgtcttcctaaatttcgggatgaaatttcctaaaggaggggagactgtaacgcccggctcttttgtacctTCCATTTACAGAAAGTTTTGTtcatatttctatttttggaaaccttgtattcttgcaatcgttcccttctttgtaatcataatcaaaccgagacttggatcattaatgaagcttgtattttgttacatttatgttatacacattctatgtatgctcgtatgttcgacttcgtgaatcaatcgatgtttaatcgttattcttggaaactatgtgcgaaacttgtaattaatctaaacttatgcattgaacgtattTTGAATGAGAAcgacacttgatttgatacttatacgcttgattatacttggtttatactcctcatacttGATCACATCTTAAActatgcctttatggcaaatatgGCCCTTAAAATACCTTAAACGCATCAAACACACAACTccaggggccaaattgtaaaaaaatgaaacttatcCGGAACCACaaagggctcgcggcccgcgtggacttAGCCTGAtacctcaggcgggccgcatggACCTCATGTCTGCAGAATAGTTGGACAGTCGCGACCAGCTTCGTTTTTGGGCGGGATTCTTTGGCTTAAACCGAGTTTTAGCACTAGTTAACCCCCCAAATCAACCCTAATCACTC encodes the following:
- the LOC110911104 gene encoding caffeoyl-CoA O-methyltransferase, which codes for MAAVNSSSDSQPAKHQEVGHKSLLQSDALYQYILETSVYPREPEPMKELREVTAKHPWNLMTTSADEGQFLNMLLKLINAKNTMEIGVYTGYSLLSTALALPDDGKILALDINRENYEIGLPIIQKAGVAHKIDFREGPALPLLDEMIKDEKFHGSFDFIFVDADKDNYLNYHKRLIDLVKIGGVIGYDNTLWNGSLVAPPDAPLRKYVRYYRDFVLELNKALAADTRVEICQLPVGDGITLCRRVN